A region of Bombilactobacillus folatiphilus DNA encodes the following proteins:
- a CDS encoding SIS domain-containing protein, which produces MNLIQQALQQTPTQLVQLMAGSQELFARVVQRPLQQIILTGSGTSYHSGVQMQELMRQKSGIKVQTAYPFLLTDAYLQGLDAQTLFIGISQGGSSLSTFEAMQRAQQAGCTIATMAGQPQAYLDQLADEVLTVDLGEETAGAKTKGYYATKLNLLLLAEYLGVANHHLTKVQFEQDLQALHQVLQQFDHAYERSQQWVRAHQLDFAKTHDLRIVGPANSYGDTLESALKLLETWRIPVTGYEFNEFIHGIYNAIDAQSTIFFIDDGSEPRLAKMLEVLGKWTSQLYVVDLSQQMTEHHFGYDVQVLPAFTTFIEPLVFQLMAALVPESKGIDPSHPKDPQFHTELSSKKFNR; this is translated from the coding sequence ATGAATTTAATTCAACAAGCTTTACAACAAACACCCACGCAGTTAGTTCAGTTAATGGCAGGTAGTCAAGAATTGTTTGCCCGGGTGGTTCAGCGTCCGCTTCAACAAATTATACTGACCGGTTCTGGAACCAGTTACCATTCTGGCGTTCAAATGCAGGAATTGATGCGCCAAAAGAGTGGGATTAAAGTTCAAACGGCGTATCCCTTTTTATTAACGGATGCTTATTTACAAGGGTTGGATGCGCAAACTTTATTTATTGGCATTTCGCAAGGTGGTAGCAGTTTGTCAACTTTTGAAGCAATGCAGCGTGCACAACAAGCTGGATGTACGATTGCGACCATGGCTGGTCAACCGCAAGCTTACTTGGACCAACTCGCCGATGAAGTGCTGACCGTCGATCTCGGCGAAGAAACAGCAGGTGCCAAGACAAAGGGCTATTACGCAACCAAATTGAATTTGTTGTTGCTGGCAGAATATCTGGGGGTAGCTAATCATCATTTAACCAAGGTGCAGTTTGAACAGGATTTACAGGCACTCCACCAAGTTTTACAACAATTTGACCACGCTTATGAACGATCACAGCAGTGGGTTCGAGCTCATCAATTAGATTTTGCTAAAACGCATGATTTACGCATAGTCGGTCCGGCCAATTCATATGGTGACACGCTGGAAAGTGCGTTGAAGTTGCTGGAAACATGGCGGATTCCGGTGACAGGTTATGAGTTTAATGAATTTATTCATGGCATTTATAACGCAATTGATGCGCAATCAACGATTTTTTTCATTGATGATGGAAGTGAGCCGCGGCTTGCTAAAATGCTGGAAGTGTTAGGAAAGTGGACTTCCCAATTATATGTTGTGGACTTGAGTCAGCAAATGACCGAACATCATTTCGGTTATGATGTACAGGTGCTACCAGCTTTCACAACTTTTATCGAACCCTTAGTTTTTCAATTAATGGCTGCACTGGTCCCAGAGTCCAAAGGGATAGATCCTAGTCACCCCAAAGATCCGCAATTTCACACGGAATTAAGTTCCAAAAAATTTAATCGATAA
- a CDS encoding SLAP domain-containing protein encodes MRHSNLKISGVVLAALLAAAPIVSTSTTAFADPNGGQGGNVSATSGEAGTSGSSATSGEAGTSGSSATSGEDNTSDASKIADASTVNKFVSHFSSKPLIFSRKAAAKYDPADLLNWSGLVDTYSGPGLVDGGDTGKVNDLAGFFYDAKNGKQDAINLWKQSGANNKFKSFVSFNGGDRVQATLRNASVLAADWNDVLQNGGNVKEEINFLDTDGNVRTDVRPIVLQVNVLSNDTAVNNFMNYFSTSPKNVTTDQLNKMGHNPLPLLNHSGVVGTYSTTTSGSAGEPNNDHFGLVDMGGGINGLAQYFYDTSTEANQTAVAMWEASDQYDLKSTIKYGDKTCEVNDNPVNEDKIDDLWDTLKQNGGDVKETLEILSKSDGQVVGTTTLTVHVTKGSTSTSSVSGGGSYYPAASDTWADTTDNDNDNNNTSAPTVSATVPVTGIMHIKSSNTILYTKDGKAIPSRVLPANTDWRTDTKVTLNDGRVLYRVATNEYVLGSAADFSENSVSVTPVSSGVFTVTQPGFITLQKLTDNNTFEPVPVRLIQNSSWKYDKKAVWNGQTYYRIATNEWVNATDGSLS; translated from the coding sequence ATGAGACATTCAAATTTAAAAATCTCAGGCGTCGTTTTGGCAGCACTTTTAGCTGCTGCACCAATTGTTTCTACAAGTACAACCGCATTTGCTGATCCCAATGGTGGGCAAGGTGGCAATGTTTCGGCAACTTCAGGAGAAGCTGGTACATCTGGTAGTTCAGCAACTTCAGGAGAAGCTGGTACATCTGGTAGTTCAGCAACTTCAGGAGAGGATAACACTTCTGATGCTTCTAAAATTGCAGATGCAAGTACGGTTAATAAATTTGTAAGTCATTTTAGCAGTAAACCTTTAATTTTCAGTAGAAAAGCCGCTGCTAAGTATGATCCCGCTGACCTTTTAAATTGGAGTGGTTTGGTTGATACTTATTCTGGGCCAGGACTTGTTGATGGGGGAGATACTGGCAAAGTCAATGATTTAGCAGGTTTCTTTTATGATGCTAAGAATGGTAAACAAGATGCTATTAATCTTTGGAAGCAGAGTGGTGCAAATAATAAGTTTAAGTCATTTGTAAGTTTTAATGGTGGTGACAGAGTTCAAGCTACATTAAGGAATGCTAGTGTACTTGCAGCTGATTGGAATGATGTTTTACAAAATGGTGGCAATGTTAAAGAAGAAATTAACTTTTTGGATACCGATGGCAATGTGAGAACGGATGTTCGGCCTATCGTTTTGCAAGTGAATGTTTTGTCTAATGATACTGCAGTAAATAATTTCATGAACTATTTCTCAACGAGTCCTAAAAATGTTACCACAGATCAATTGAATAAAATGGGACACAATCCACTGCCTTTGTTGAATCATAGTGGTGTTGTTGGTACTTATAGTACTACGACAAGTGGTAGTGCAGGTGAACCTAATAACGATCATTTTGGTTTAGTTGATATGGGTGGTGGAATAAATGGTTTAGCTCAATATTTCTATGATACAAGTACTGAAGCTAACCAAACTGCTGTTGCTATGTGGGAAGCTTCCGATCAATATGATCTGAAGTCTACAATTAAGTATGGTGATAAAACTTGTGAAGTAAATGATAATCCTGTTAATGAAGATAAGATTGATGATTTATGGGATACATTGAAGCAAAATGGCGGCGATGTTAAGGAAACACTTGAAATATTGAGTAAGTCAGACGGTCAAGTTGTTGGAACAACGACTTTGACAGTACATGTAACTAAGGGTTCAACTTCAACATCATCCGTTTCTGGTGGCGGCTCTTATTATCCTGCAGCCAGCGATACTTGGGCTGATACAACAGATAACGATAATGACAATAACAACACCTCTGCACCAACAGTTTCTGCAACCGTACCAGTAACGGGCATTATGCATATCAAGTCTAGTAACACAATACTTTACACTAAAGATGGTAAGGCTATTCCAAGTCGGGTTTTGCCTGCCAATACTGATTGGCGGACTGACACCAAAGTTACTTTGAATGATGGTCGGGTACTGTATCGTGTGGCCACGAATGAATATGTATTAGGTAGTGCGGCTGATTTTTCTGAAAACAGTGTATCCGTAACTCCAGTGTCATCTGGTGTCTTCACTGTAACACAACCTGGTTTCATTACTTTACAGAAGTTGACTGACAATAATACTTTTGAACCCGTTCCTGTGCGCCTTATTCAAAATTCTTCTTGGAAGTATGATAAAAAGGCTGTCTGGAATGGTCAAACTTATTACCGTATTGCTACCAACGAATGGGTTAACGCCACAGATGGTAGCTTGTCTTAA
- a CDS encoding GntR family transcriptional regulator: MKIEINKDSMVPIYKQVADIIRDDVYNGSLAKGEKLPSEQTFAEKIGISRGTMRKAISVLIDDGTLVQIQGKGTFVNSQEVEFPLNEQLFSFAEMLERENLDYKTTVVKKETRKADQLISKKLDIEASNLFLYLERIRSINAENLMLIENRINIQNYPELIDVDYNNVSLFRKIEELTHHKISYAKSTYEAVAVGKQRGELLDVPEATPILKMTQSVYLDNDDPIEYGTVWLKGNKYFLTTTAQRRMS, from the coding sequence GTGAAAATAGAAATTAATAAAGATTCTATGGTTCCAATTTATAAGCAGGTGGCGGATATCATTCGTGATGATGTTTATAACGGTTCTTTAGCTAAGGGCGAGAAATTACCATCGGAACAGACTTTTGCTGAAAAAATTGGTATTAGTAGGGGAACAATGCGAAAGGCGATTTCCGTTCTGATTGACGATGGAACTCTTGTCCAAATTCAAGGCAAAGGAACCTTTGTTAATTCACAAGAAGTAGAATTTCCGTTAAATGAACAATTATTTTCTTTTGCTGAAATGTTGGAAAGAGAAAATTTGGATTACAAGACAACTGTGGTGAAAAAGGAGACTCGCAAGGCAGATCAATTAATTTCCAAAAAACTAGACATTGAGGCAAGTAATCTGTTTTTATATTTGGAACGAATTAGGTCGATCAATGCGGAAAATTTAATGCTGATTGAGAATCGTATTAATATTCAGAACTATCCGGAATTAATTGATGTCGATTACAATAATGTGAGCTTATTTAGGAAAATTGAGGAATTAACACATCACAAGATTTCTTATGCAAAAAGTACGTATGAAGCTGTGGCAGTGGGCAAACAACGGGGGGAATTGTTGGATGTTCCTGAGGCAACACCGATTTTGAAAATGACGCAATCAGTCTATTTAGATAACGACGATCCGATAGAATACGGAACCGTTTGGTTGAAAGGAAATAAATACTTTTTAACAACTACGGCACAACGAAGAATGTCGTAA
- a CDS encoding class II aldolase: protein MPLVNGFKLIDIVQERNVVAGAFNTTDLITTMGILSAVEKSKVPAFIQIAPTNVSLSGYGYIADMVKRYTANMETPVALHLDHGKTFESVKQAARAGFTSLMTDNAKYDYEENILHTAEAVRFAEGYGIPVEAELGAIAGKEDDDVTEGNAKTDPDQVVDFVQRTGVDLLAIAVGNVHGLNLDPNIDFPLLEKIEAVCPVPLVLHGASGIPDDQIAQMVNYGVVKINVASDLRNAYIKAVGQDYNDDPHRFDLIDVTLDAKKAVADVVYQKIQMMNQNSTSKVY from the coding sequence ATGCCGTTAGTAAATGGATTTAAATTAATTGATATAGTGCAGGAAAGAAATGTTGTGGCGGGGGCTTTTAACACGACTGACTTAATTACAACTATGGGGATTTTAAGTGCTGTGGAGAAAAGCAAAGTTCCGGCGTTTATTCAAATTGCGCCAACGAACGTTTCTTTGTCTGGTTACGGATATATTGCAGATATGGTCAAACGTTATACAGCTAATATGGAGACTCCTGTGGCGCTGCATTTAGATCATGGCAAGACTTTTGAATCCGTAAAACAAGCCGCACGTGCTGGTTTTACCTCGTTGATGACAGATAATGCAAAATATGATTACGAGGAAAATATTTTACATACTGCCGAGGCAGTAAGGTTTGCTGAAGGATATGGGATACCGGTTGAAGCAGAATTAGGCGCGATTGCGGGTAAGGAAGATGATGATGTTACCGAGGGTAACGCCAAGACAGATCCTGATCAAGTTGTCGACTTTGTGCAGCGGACAGGGGTTGACTTATTAGCAATAGCTGTAGGCAATGTGCATGGCTTGAACCTTGATCCAAACATTGATTTTCCTCTTTTGGAAAAAATAGAAGCAGTCTGTCCCGTACCTTTAGTTTTGCATGGAGCGTCCGGCATTCCAGATGACCAAATTGCACAGATGGTTAATTATGGAGTGGTCAAGATTAATGTTGCCAGTGATTTAAGGAATGCATATATCAAAGCAGTCGGTCAAGATTATAATGATGATCCGCATCGGTTTGATTTGATTGATGTCACTTTGGATGCTAAGAAAGCGGTTGCGGACGTTGTATATCAAAAAATCCAAATGATGAATCAAAATTCGACCAGTAAGGTTTATTAG
- a CDS encoding PTS sugar transporter subunit IIA, with translation MTKEVQTSIAFDESFIQYFLEPTDFAAVIESLSKNLLAKKLVTSGYANAVQAREKKFSTGLPTEPIGVAIPHTDPEYVNENAISVAILKQPILMRVMASGDQFVDVSVIFLLALGESNKQLNVLQKLMGIVQDQQVLSELTTMSKKEMVRTIKQAILEG, from the coding sequence TTGACTAAGGAAGTTCAAACAAGTATCGCGTTCGATGAATCATTTATTCAATATTTTTTGGAACCAACTGATTTCGCTGCTGTAATTGAAAGTTTGAGTAAGAATCTATTAGCCAAAAAGTTGGTCACATCTGGATATGCTAATGCAGTTCAAGCACGCGAGAAAAAATTTTCCACAGGTTTGCCAACTGAACCAATTGGTGTGGCAATTCCTCATACGGATCCTGAGTATGTCAACGAAAATGCGATTTCGGTGGCAATTTTAAAGCAGCCAATTTTGATGAGGGTCATGGCTTCTGGTGATCAGTTTGTGGATGTCTCAGTAATTTTTCTTTTGGCGTTAGGTGAATCCAACAAGCAATTGAATGTGCTACAAAAATTGATGGGCATTGTTCAAGATCAACAAGTACTGAGTGAATTAACGACAATGTCGAAAAAAGAAATGGTTCGTACAATTAAACAAGCAATTTTGGAGGGATAA
- a CDS encoding PTS sugar transporter subunit IIB encodes MKMNNSKKNILFVCATGIATSTVAAEKTMDYLNAHNVDVDYVQTNVSSLGQYDMSDVDVVVATTQVPYDLDVPVISALPLITGIGDQKVLEEVLQIVSE; translated from the coding sequence ATAAAAATGAATAATTCAAAGAAAAATATTTTATTTGTGTGTGCAACGGGAATTGCAACATCAACGGTAGCTGCCGAAAAAACTATGGATTATTTAAATGCACATAATGTCGATGTGGATTATGTGCAGACTAATGTTTCATCGTTAGGACAATATGATATGAGTGATGTTGATGTAGTGGTTGCCACCACTCAAGTTCCGTATGATTTAGATGTGCCAGTGATCAGTGCGTTACCCTTAATTACGGGAATTGGCGATCAAAAAGTTTTAGAAGAGGTCTTGCAGATAGTTAGTGAATAG
- a CDS encoding PTS galactitol transporter subunit IIC, which yields MSGITETLNNGVQYVLGLGVSVMLPLFLFILSLFFRLKPAKALRSALTVGVGFVGINAVISILSNSVGPAAKAMVKHVGINLPNTDLGWPALSAITWGLPIAPFVIIMTIVINIVMLSFKLTKTVDVDLWNYWHFALAGTLVYYVTGNFWLGILAAGIITVIVFKMADWAAPYGEKYFGLTGISLPTVSAITFWPIGLLGNWIFDHIPGLKKIHINPQTIQKKLGIMGEPLMIGLFLGLLFGILAGYDIKRILNIGVNVAAVMFILPRMVRILMEGLMPISEAVKSWLNQHVKNSGNLYIGLDTAVAIGNPAVISTGLILTPIAVGLAFILPGNGTMPLADLANLAVFCSMIVLATHGDVFRSVIISIPCIIGDLYISSAMAKTITKMAHAVNYGGAKGGSLTAFLDGGNPLRYWLVKIFQLNPIALILIPIIGLLIWWLYKETKKAVQKTSDLNESND from the coding sequence ATGTCAGGAATAACTGAAACATTAAACAATGGTGTGCAGTACGTTTTAGGACTTGGGGTCAGTGTCATGTTGCCGCTTTTCCTATTTATTTTATCTTTGTTTTTCCGATTAAAACCAGCTAAAGCACTCAGGTCGGCTTTGACCGTAGGGGTCGGTTTTGTGGGAATTAACGCTGTCATTTCCATTTTATCTAACAGTGTCGGGCCGGCAGCGAAAGCAATGGTTAAGCATGTAGGGATTAATTTGCCGAATACAGATTTGGGTTGGCCAGCTTTGTCAGCGATTACATGGGGGCTACCCATTGCACCATTTGTCATTATTATGACGATTGTGATTAATATTGTGATGCTGTCTTTTAAATTGACGAAGACGGTTGACGTTGACCTATGGAATTATTGGCATTTCGCATTAGCAGGAACTTTAGTTTATTACGTGACAGGCAATTTTTGGTTGGGCATCTTAGCGGCCGGGATTATTACGGTGATTGTATTTAAAATGGCTGATTGGGCAGCACCATATGGAGAAAAATATTTTGGATTGACGGGGATTTCTTTGCCCACAGTTTCTGCAATTACTTTTTGGCCGATTGGTTTACTGGGTAATTGGATTTTTGATCATATCCCCGGTCTGAAGAAAATTCATATTAATCCGCAGACGATTCAGAAGAAACTAGGAATTATGGGTGAGCCTTTAATGATTGGTTTATTTCTGGGGTTATTATTTGGAATTTTAGCAGGTTACGATATTAAAAGGATTTTGAATATTGGGGTTAATGTTGCAGCGGTAATGTTTATTTTGCCGAGAATGGTGCGAATCTTGATGGAAGGCTTAATGCCAATTTCTGAAGCAGTCAAATCTTGGTTAAATCAACATGTTAAAAATAGTGGCAATTTATACATCGGATTGGATACTGCAGTGGCAATAGGGAATCCTGCGGTCATTTCGACGGGTTTGATCTTAACGCCTATTGCTGTGGGTTTAGCTTTCATTTTACCCGGGAACGGAACAATGCCGTTAGCCGATTTGGCTAATTTAGCCGTCTTTTGTTCCATGATTGTTTTAGCAACCCATGGCGATGTCTTTCGATCGGTCATTATCAGTATTCCGTGTATTATTGGTGACTTGTATATTTCATCAGCAATGGCTAAAACTATTACCAAAATGGCGCATGCAGTTAATTATGGAGGAGCTAAAGGAGGATCTTTAACGGCTTTTTTAGACGGTGGCAATCCTTTACGATATTGGTTAGTTAAAATTTTTCAATTGAATCCAATTGCATTAATTCTAATTCCAATCATCGGGTTACTCATTTGGTGGCTTTATAAAGAAACTAAAAAAGCAGTTCAGAAAACGAGTGATTTAAATGAATCTAACGATTGA
- a CDS encoding FGGY-family carbohydrate kinase: protein MNLTIDVGTTNTKLSLWDRGTQSAPIQQIKFPTPKTVVHDNTNFDLSQLLRELENHLLHIDLSQRKKIQKIAIASVGETGVLLDESGQIVSSAIAWYDTRSQAIIDGLSASQKYEIYQITGLPAHVHYSASKIAWLLENEVDSNRSYTWLCIPDYLCYQLTGAIATEYSLASRTMVYDLKRRVWSTQIKDIFNIQNVSFPKVYPAGQQIGTVLAPLAQKLGLAQDVTVVIAGHDHMVGSLVSKQKSDEIFDSTGTTEGILLVTPTLTNDLEKEAAGIAHGIYVDPKYYTVFTALPSAGSVIKWFTDRFAMNEKQFMTAMNSAYNQYLNQQFILERVPWIIPHFNGSGSPNKAINTRGLIYGITTQTTTEEMILGMFLGLTFELKHALESMTSERISKIKLVGPAILDPLWVQLRADLLAVDVEIIEEREAVSQGANIIASSYQKQIKQQAVETGAIYTPNKNEQVIKQLLEIYHKKYLPLYQKKIELEIR, encoded by the coding sequence ATGAATCTAACGATTGATGTTGGTACAACTAATACGAAACTTTCTCTTTGGGACAGAGGTACACAGTCTGCGCCGATTCAACAAATTAAATTTCCAACGCCCAAAACAGTTGTACATGACAATACTAATTTTGATTTGTCACAATTGTTACGGGAGCTTGAAAATCATTTATTGCATATTGATCTTTCGCAAAGAAAAAAAATTCAAAAAATTGCCATTGCGAGTGTGGGTGAAACTGGTGTTTTACTGGATGAATCAGGGCAAATAGTTAGTTCTGCTATTGCTTGGTATGACACGCGATCGCAAGCGATAATTGATGGATTGTCTGCCAGTCAAAAATATGAAATTTACCAAATCACTGGTTTACCCGCGCATGTTCATTATTCAGCTAGTAAAATAGCGTGGCTGTTAGAAAATGAAGTTGACTCTAATCGGAGTTATACTTGGCTTTGTATACCAGATTATCTTTGTTATCAATTAACAGGTGCAATCGCGACAGAGTATTCTTTAGCTAGTCGGACAATGGTTTATGATCTCAAACGAAGAGTTTGGTCGACTCAGATAAAAGATATTTTCAATATTCAAAATGTCTCATTTCCAAAAGTTTATCCAGCTGGTCAACAAATTGGGACAGTGCTGGCTCCATTAGCTCAAAAATTGGGTCTGGCGCAGGATGTGACAGTTGTTATTGCTGGTCATGATCATATGGTTGGTTCGCTTGTCAGTAAACAGAAATCCGATGAAATTTTTGATTCGACGGGAACAACCGAGGGTATTTTACTAGTCACGCCCACTTTGACCAATGATTTAGAAAAAGAAGCAGCAGGGATTGCACATGGAATCTATGTAGATCCTAAATATTATACAGTTTTTACCGCTTTGCCTTCAGCGGGGTCAGTGATTAAATGGTTTACCGATAGATTTGCTATGAACGAAAAACAGTTCATGACAGCGATGAATTCAGCTTACAATCAATATTTAAATCAACAATTTATTTTGGAGAGGGTTCCTTGGATTATTCCGCATTTTAATGGAAGTGGTAGTCCTAATAAAGCTATTAATACGAGAGGCTTGATCTATGGAATTACGACTCAAACTACCACGGAAGAGATGATTCTGGGAATGTTCTTGGGTTTAACTTTTGAGTTAAAACATGCCTTAGAGTCGATGACCAGTGAAAGGATCAGTAAGATTAAGCTGGTTGGTCCAGCAATTCTTGATCCGTTATGGGTTCAGTTAAGAGCAGATTTATTAGCTGTTGATGTTGAAATTATTGAGGAGCGTGAGGCGGTTTCACAAGGAGCCAATATTATTGCTTCCTCCTATCAAAAGCAAATCAAGCAACAAGCAGTTGAAACAGGAGCTATTTATACACCCAATAAGAATGAGCAGGTTATCAAGCAGCTGCTAGAAATCTATCACAAAAAATATTTGCCACTTTACCAAAAAAAGATTGAGTTAGAAATTAGATGA
- a CDS encoding MFS transporter, with the protein MSRKKTFLALGILSMNLLLMTGSVIGSAIAAMTKSFPNEPVSKVQMVSSISQLGQLVATLLFTWLTYKLTRKNIGLIAVLFVGVSGIIPLIYPNSLNLILACMVLLGCGAGLISNVSPVLLQEHFQGEDRASVMGWSVGFNNLGMMIFTALGGILGGSNWRNLFWVYGLAFVVLFIVWFLVPQDQKLVTQTDGNQKKQSFFWQSVKNLNWRIYVIVILTFFTSLALMIFMSNQSITLASQGRGTAYTAIITAIGNIGGILTGFLLKYIRKLTKSNTLAFGFVAFALSYAFVVFFHNPVCHLIGNMFSGMGVVMVNATIQFELSILADEHQFPVVISMNTLVSSLAGMFAPILLAAIKIPAGNASFIAATVMCAIIAALLLVSRIGKSIENQATVKTVE; encoded by the coding sequence ATGAGTCGAAAAAAAACGTTTTTAGCTTTAGGAATCTTAAGTATGAATTTACTTTTGATGACCGGATCTGTCATCGGTTCTGCAATCGCTGCCATGACTAAATCTTTTCCAAATGAACCTGTTTCCAAAGTCCAAATGGTTAGTTCTATTTCTCAATTAGGACAGCTAGTGGCAACCCTTTTGTTTACTTGGCTAACTTATAAGCTAACCCGGAAAAATATTGGATTGATCGCTGTTCTTTTCGTAGGAGTTAGCGGGATTATCCCCTTGATTTATCCGAATAGTCTGAACTTGATTCTGGCTTGTATGGTTCTATTAGGTTGTGGTGCAGGCTTAATTAGCAACGTGAGCCCCGTTTTATTGCAAGAACATTTTCAAGGTGAAGATCGGGCCAGCGTCATGGGTTGGTCTGTTGGTTTTAACAATCTTGGCATGATGATTTTTACTGCTCTGGGTGGTATTTTAGGCGGCTCTAATTGGCGAAATTTATTTTGGGTTTACGGTCTCGCCTTTGTTGTTTTGTTCATTGTTTGGTTCTTAGTACCGCAAGATCAAAAATTAGTTACCCAAACAGACGGCAATCAAAAGAAACAAAGTTTTTTTTGGCAATCAGTCAAGAATCTCAATTGGCGCATTTATGTCATTGTTATTTTAACGTTCTTCACATCGTTAGCTTTAATGATTTTTATGTCCAATCAATCTATTACTTTAGCTTCCCAAGGTCGCGGAACTGCATATACGGCAATTATTACGGCAATTGGTAATATTGGCGGCATTTTAACTGGTTTTCTTTTAAAATATATTCGCAAATTGACTAAATCGAATACCTTAGCCTTTGGCTTTGTGGCTTTTGCTTTGTCGTATGCTTTCGTCGTCTTTTTCCATAATCCCGTTTGTCATTTGATTGGCAACATGTTCTCTGGCATGGGCGTCGTTATGGTGAACGCAACGATTCAGTTCGAATTATCAATTTTAGCTGATGAACATCAATTCCCAGTAGTGATTTCGATGAATACCTTAGTTTCATCACTGGCAGGCATGTTTGCTCCAATTTTGTTGGCTGCAATCAAAATTCCAGCGGGCAATGCTTCTTTTATCGCCGCTACAGTGATGTGTGCAATTATTGCCGCACTGCTGTTAGTCAGCCGCATAGGTAAAAGTATTGAAAATCAAGCAACAGTTAAAACTGTTGAATAA
- a CDS encoding glycoside hydrolase family 1 protein, with protein MSMIRTLPTDFPSDFLWGASTSAFQVEGAAHEAGKGVTVADLRSQKSKYLDTSVSVDHYHHLEADVALMKELGLKSYRFSISWARIFPHGNDQQVNQAGVDFYNRLLDLLVQNQIEPIVTMFHFDLPQSLVEQYNGWASRQCVADFYHYAKTLFELFGDRVKYWLTINEQSLLANVPAMNGLQASDTREMRQLGEQSNYHMFLAQAKVYNLCHQMLPQAKIGPAVSYMTTLPYDHTSSDVLKSKQLEDLIGYIDMDVAVRGQLPSYYLRYLQDSQIQLVTQPEDEAIFQTGRADFLGLNWYSTSIFRLNQQANPKMLDGVISGVEKVRDDRIINSQWDFSCDPKGLRYALQKVNDRFPNIPIIITECGWPDADILEDGQVHDSQRVDYLNDHIYQLREAIRDGVNVISFNPWSFLDLISVNDGMNKRYGLVFVDRDNQSTKAQKRYKKDSYLFYQKTIVNHAKNVKIMKTE; from the coding sequence ATGAGTATGATTCGAACTTTACCAACTGATTTTCCGTCAGATTTTTTATGGGGTGCTAGTACCTCTGCATTTCAAGTCGAAGGTGCAGCCCATGAAGCCGGCAAAGGGGTAACAGTAGCGGATTTGCGTTCACAAAAAAGTAAATATTTGGATACTTCCGTTTCTGTCGATCATTATCATCATCTCGAAGCAGATGTGGCATTGATGAAGGAATTAGGACTGAAAAGTTACCGATTTTCCATTAGTTGGGCGCGCATTTTTCCGCATGGTAATGACCAACAAGTCAATCAAGCCGGTGTCGATTTTTATAATCGCTTGCTTGACCTCCTTGTCCAAAATCAAATTGAGCCAATTGTCACCATGTTTCATTTTGATTTGCCGCAAAGTCTAGTGGAACAATATAATGGTTGGGCGAGCCGACAATGTGTAGCTGATTTTTATCATTATGCCAAAACTTTATTTGAATTATTTGGCGATCGGGTTAAATATTGGTTGACTATTAACGAACAATCATTATTGGCTAATGTGCCGGCAATGAATGGTTTGCAAGCTAGTGATACGCGTGAAATGCGGCAATTAGGCGAACAATCCAATTATCATATGTTCTTGGCACAAGCTAAAGTATACAATTTGTGTCATCAGATGTTGCCGCAAGCCAAGATTGGCCCGGCAGTGTCTTACATGACAACATTGCCTTACGATCATACCAGTAGTGATGTTTTAAAAAGTAAACAATTAGAAGATTTAATTGGTTATATTGACATGGATGTGGCAGTGCGTGGACAATTACCAAGTTATTATCTGCGTTATTTACAGGATAGCCAGATTCAACTCGTTACTCAACCTGAAGATGAAGCTATTTTCCAAACTGGTCGGGCAGATTTTCTCGGTTTAAACTGGTATTCCACAAGTATTTTCCGGCTCAATCAACAAGCTAACCCCAAGATGCTTGATGGTGTCATTTCCGGTGTGGAAAAGGTTCGTGACGATCGAATTATCAATTCGCAATGGGATTTTTCTTGTGATCCAAAGGGGTTACGCTATGCCCTACAAAAAGTCAACGACCGCTTCCCAAATATTCCAATTATTATTACCGAATGTGGCTGGCCGGACGCTGACATATTAGAAGATGGTCAAGTTCATGATTCCCAACGGGTTGATTACTTGAATGATCATATTTACCAATTACGCGAAGCTATTCGGGATGGTGTGAATGTTATATCATTTAATCCGTGGTCTTTTTTGGATTTAATTAGCGTCAACGACGGGATGAATAAGCGTTATGGTCTAGTTTTTGTTGACCGTGACAATCAATCCACCAAAGCACAAAAACGCTATAAAAAAGATAGTTATCTTTTTTATCAAAAAACGATTGTCAATCATGCCAAAAATGTAAAAATAATGAAAACTGAATAA